The following proteins are co-located in the Aquarana catesbeiana isolate 2022-GZ linkage group LG02, ASM4218655v1, whole genome shotgun sequence genome:
- the LOC141129169 gene encoding uncharacterized protein C3orf38 homolog gives MAGLSAREKEGCRRLLEGLDTAELFSVAETVTNRLICVYSREEAIDAILVYSKDAKELLKRRKVHRDAIFKYLAAEKLAVPPSSEKSQLIQYAIDHWAGPRVDKTSVPKKKVQEAEPHLESTDFNLLGEKFCEWFYILLNSQNPSFGQEKGEWGPQHFWENAILKFAYKAAEQALEEHKGSQMASLRLLALTRDERLIFSPSTDSRGLKCVSSPHGLVVVAVAGTIQRDGACLGIFEQIFGLIRCPIGKNWKIKHVDLKVLGQNSLSSEQTKCLPSITYETKDLELYFSESANG, from the exons ATGGCAGGGCTCAGCGCCCGGGAGAAGGAGGGGTGCCGCCGGCTGCTGGAGGGACTGGACACGGCGGAGCTCTTCTCTGTGGCAGAAACGGTCACCAACCGGCTCATCTGTGTGTACAGCCGGGAAG AGGCCATTGATGCCATACTTGTCTACAGCAAGGATGCTAAAGAGCTCTTGAAGAGGCGGAAAGTTCACAGAGATGCAATTTTTAAATACCTGGCTGCTGAAAAACTTGCGGTGCCACCATCTAGTGAGAAGAGTCAGCTGATCCAATATGCAATTGATCACTGGGCAGGACCGAGAGTTGACAAGACATCAGTCCCTAAAAAGAAG GTCCAAGAAGCAGAGCCCCATCTGGAGTCAACTGACTTTAATTTACTTGGTGAAAAGTTTTGTGAGTGGTTCTACATTCTTCTGAACTCCCAGAATCCTTCCTTTGGACAAGAAAAGGGAGAGTGGGGACCTCAGCACTTCTGGGAGAATGCCATACTTAAGTTTGCATACAAGGCAGCAGAGCAAGCTCTAGAAGAACACAAGGGCTCCCAGATGGCGAGTCTCCGCCTGCTTGCACTTACAAGAGATGAGAGACTGATATTTAGTCCTAGTACTGACAGCAGAGGATTAAAATGTGTGTCTTCTCCGCATGGCCTGGTAGTGGTGGCAGTTGCTGGTACAATCCAAAGGGACGGAGCCTGTTTAGGAATATTTGAACAGATCTTTGGACTAATACGCTGTCCGATTGGTAAAAATTGGAAGATCAAGCATGTGGATCTGAAAGTCTTGGGGCAGAACTCACTGAGCTCTGAGCAGACAAAATGTTTGCCTTCTATTACCTATGAGACTAAGGACTTGGAACTCTACTTTTCTGAGTCTGCTAATGGCTGA